One genomic window of Phycisphaerales bacterium includes the following:
- the nrfD gene encoding NrfD/PsrC family molybdoenzyme membrane anchor subunit codes for MSQLPPDQRTSDRLAGRAPEASGFNPEPGTGDGSLTEDPSYRAPLVLNNRSVHEITEIVCGYAEKAPGRWWLPLFGLSASIAGLGQLMILYLIITGVGVWGLTNQVDWAWDITNFVFWIGIGHAGTLISAILCLFKQQWRTAVNRSAEAMTIFAVICAGIFPGIHVGRAWMAWFLAPAPNSNWIWPNFRSPLLWDVFAVSTYATVSLLFWFMGMIPDLATLRDRADLRLLKDPHQPRLPFTPFKPDTLRSFFYGMASLGWRNSSRHWMRYEKAYILLAGLSTPLVLSVHSIVSFDFATSILPGWHTTIFPPYFVAGAVFGGFAMVLFLLIPARELFPNMKDLLTLRHLENMSKILLLTGMLVGFAYAMEFFIAWYGGNDFEYSVFAFNRALPTWWHEDGAPYWWAYWTMIGCNVLSPQLFWVKALRRNPIVIWIVALAVTIGMWFERFVIIVTSLHRAFIPGEWHMFYPTWVDILTFVGSCGIFMTLFLLFLRFLPIFPIAEIKAILPEADPHGHGHGHGHGHSQAHGPGSGGVGQGTDASDTANPGTDGEGH; via the coding sequence GTGAGCCAACTACCTCCGGACCAACGCACCAGCGATCGCCTGGCCGGCCGGGCGCCCGAGGCCTCGGGCTTCAACCCCGAGCCCGGCACGGGCGACGGCTCGCTGACCGAGGATCCCTCGTACCGCGCGCCGCTGGTGCTCAACAACCGCTCGGTCCACGAGATCACCGAGATCGTCTGCGGGTACGCCGAGAAGGCGCCCGGCCGCTGGTGGCTGCCGCTGTTCGGCCTGTCGGCCAGCATCGCGGGCCTCGGCCAGTTGATGATCCTCTACCTCATCATCACCGGCGTCGGCGTCTGGGGCCTGACCAACCAGGTCGACTGGGCGTGGGACATCACCAACTTCGTGTTCTGGATCGGCATCGGCCACGCCGGCACGCTCATCAGCGCCATCCTCTGCCTGTTCAAGCAGCAGTGGCGCACGGCGGTGAACCGCTCGGCCGAGGCCATGACGATCTTCGCCGTGATCTGCGCGGGCATCTTCCCGGGCATCCACGTCGGCCGGGCCTGGATGGCCTGGTTCCTGGCGCCCGCGCCCAACAGCAACTGGATCTGGCCCAACTTCCGCAGCCCGTTGCTGTGGGACGTGTTCGCGGTGAGCACCTACGCCACCGTGTCCCTGCTCTTCTGGTTCATGGGCATGATCCCCGATCTCGCCACGCTGCGTGACCGGGCCGACCTGCGACTCCTGAAGGATCCGCACCAGCCCCGCCTGCCCTTCACGCCGTTCAAGCCCGACACGCTCCGCTCGTTCTTCTACGGCATGGCCTCGCTCGGCTGGCGAAACTCCAGCCGCCACTGGATGCGCTACGAGAAGGCCTACATCCTGCTGGCCGGCCTGTCGACGCCGCTCGTGCTCAGCGTGCACTCGATCGTGTCGTTCGACTTTGCGACCTCGATCCTGCCGGGCTGGCACACGACGATCTTCCCGCCCTACTTCGTGGCCGGCGCCGTGTTCGGCGGATTCGCCATGGTGCTGTTCCTGCTGATCCCCGCCCGCGAGCTCTTCCCCAACATGAAGGACCTGCTCACCCTCCGCCACCTGGAGAACATGAGCAAGATCCTGCTGCTGACGGGCATGCTCGTGGGCTTTGCCTACGCGATGGAGTTCTTCATCGCCTGGTACGGCGGCAACGACTTCGAGTACTCGGTCTTCGCGTTCAACCGCGCCTTGCCGACCTGGTGGCACGAAGACGGTGCGCCCTACTGGTGGGCATACTGGACGATGATCGGCTGCAACGTGCTCAGCCCGCAGCTCTTCTGGGTCAAGGCACTGCGGCGCAATCCGATCGTCATCTGGATCGTCGCGCTGGCGGTCACCATCGGCATGTGGTTCGAGCGCTTCGTGATCATCGTCACCAGCCTCCACCGCGCGTTCATTCCGGGCGAGTGGCACATGTTCTACCCCACGTGGGTCGACATCCTCACGTTCGTCGGCTCGTGCGGCATCTTCATGACGCTCTTCCTGCTGTTCCTGCGATTCCTGCCGATCTTCCCGATCGCCGAGATCAAGGCCATCCTGCCCGAGGCCGACCCGCACGGGCATGGCCATGGTCATGGGCACGGCCACAGCCAGGCGCACGGCCCGGGTTCGGGCGGCGTGGGCCAGGGCACCGACGCATCCGACACCGCCAACCCCGGCACCGATGGGGAGGGACACTGA
- a CDS encoding DUF3341 domain-containing protein has translation MGILGFPSKADHGFRTPDGGVIHGIMAEFPSSADVYHAAEKVRDAGFQKWDVFASFPIHGIDEAMGMKRTKLPLIVAGGAITGISAALAMQYWMTAVDYALVVQGKPYDAWEPFVPITFELGVLFSAFACLIGMLALNGLPRWNHPLLKNERFLRVSDDKFVIVIEAADSKFQGSDTVAMLEEIGATHVELVEE, from the coding sequence ATGGGCATCCTCGGTTTCCCATCCAAGGCCGACCACGGCTTCCGCACGCCCGACGGCGGCGTCATCCACGGCATCATGGCCGAGTTCCCCTCGTCGGCCGACGTCTACCACGCCGCCGAGAAGGTCCGCGACGCGGGCTTCCAGAAGTGGGACGTGTTCGCGTCGTTCCCCATCCACGGCATCGACGAAGCAATGGGCATGAAGCGAACGAAGCTTCCGCTCATCGTCGCCGGTGGGGCCATCACCGGCATCTCGGCCGCCTTGGCCATGCAGTACTGGATGACGGCGGTCGATTACGCCCTCGTCGTCCAGGGCAAGCCGTACGACGCGTGGGAGCCGTTCGTGCCCATCACGTTCGAGCTCGGCGTGCTCTTCTCGGCGTTCGCGTGCCTCATCGGCATGCTCGCCCTCAACGGCCTGCCTCGTTGGAACCACCCGCTGCTCAAGAACGAGCGATTCCTGCGGGTGAGCGACGACAAGTTCGTCATCGTCATCGAGGCGGCCGACTCTAAGTTCCAGGGCTCCGACACCGTCGCGATGCTCGAAGAGATCGGCGCGACCCACGTCGAGTTGGTGGAGGAGTAA
- a CDS encoding cytochrome c, whose translation MHRRTTRLALLLATTATTLASTALLSGCRGDRSEEKPRQFFPDMDDNPNFSPQAATPLFADGRQGRPPVDGTVAFGAFAFAEASLDDGAEWADGFLEERRELLGEGVQEFAGLNEDGTFVQSMPTSVTAELLARGEERFNIYCAACHGYAGDGNGMVGRRWSAPVPSFHDAKYKNEGEPTSGDGYLFHIARHGLKHPDGRYRMPGYGHALSTEDTWAIVAHIRVLQQAFDNDPQSLPAEARDRLDPRGRAAGSSGSSGPVESQGGGQ comes from the coding sequence ATGCACCGCCGAACCACCAGGCTGGCCCTGCTCCTCGCGACGACCGCGACGACCCTCGCATCGACGGCCCTGCTGTCGGGTTGCCGGGGAGACCGTTCCGAGGAGAAGCCACGCCAGTTCTTCCCCGACATGGACGACAACCCGAACTTCAGCCCGCAGGCCGCAACGCCGCTCTTCGCCGATGGCCGCCAAGGGCGACCGCCGGTCGACGGCACCGTCGCGTTCGGCGCGTTCGCGTTCGCCGAGGCCTCGCTCGATGACGGTGCCGAGTGGGCCGATGGGTTCCTCGAAGAGCGCCGCGAGCTGCTGGGCGAGGGCGTGCAGGAGTTCGCGGGCCTGAACGAGGATGGCACGTTCGTCCAGTCGATGCCCACATCTGTCACGGCCGAATTGCTCGCCCGGGGCGAGGAGCGGTTCAACATCTACTGCGCGGCCTGCCACGGCTACGCCGGTGACGGAAACGGGATGGTTGGGCGACGCTGGTCGGCCCCGGTCCCCAGCTTCCACGACGCTAAGTACAAGAACGAGGGCGAGCCCACCAGCGGCGACGGATACCTCTTCCACATCGCGCGCCACGGCCTGAAGCATCCCGACGGCCGCTACCGCATGCCCGGCTACGGCCACGCCCTGAGTACCGAGGACACGTGGGCCATCGTCGCCCACATCCGCGTGCTGCAGCAGGCCTTCGACAACGACCCGCAGTCGCTGCCCGCCGAGGCGCGAGATCGGCTCGACCCTCGAGGCCGAGCGGCCGGGTCTTCCGGATCGAGCGGACCAGTCGAATCACAAGGAGGTGGCCAGTGA
- a CDS encoding SCO family protein: MTTMLRRITAVSAALGLAVASCAQIIEDEVPVEARGLDIEEKLGNQVPLDAELTTIEGETVRLGDFFDSEDAPDRGKPTILLMVYYDCPVACPAMLGNLNKAFNGIDDWTIGDEYNVLSISFDPTNTQEQAQQYAMLYRSGYFQNQNDPETVEQGYRFFRASGDTSRAIADAVGFGYRYLPDVDEYAHATGVVVLAPDGTVSRYFYGFDYPARQVKLAMLDAADGRIGASFGDRVLLFCFTYDPNSNSYSLAAFRVMRAGAVITILLVLGLLVTLKVSERIAKSRQERAATNEDSGLDGGRSGGRAVGAHA, encoded by the coding sequence ATGACCACGATGCTGCGCAGGATTACGGCCGTCTCGGCAGCCCTCGGGCTGGCGGTCGCTTCGTGCGCCCAGATCATCGAGGACGAGGTCCCCGTCGAGGCCCGCGGCCTGGACATCGAAGAGAAGCTCGGAAACCAGGTGCCGCTCGACGCGGAGCTGACGACGATCGAGGGCGAGACCGTCCGGCTGGGCGACTTCTTCGACAGCGAGGATGCACCCGATCGCGGCAAGCCGACCATCCTGCTGATGGTCTACTACGACTGCCCGGTGGCCTGCCCCGCCATGCTGGGCAACCTAAACAAGGCCTTCAACGGCATCGACGACTGGACCATCGGCGACGAGTACAACGTCCTGTCGATCTCGTTCGATCCGACGAACACGCAAGAGCAGGCACAGCAGTATGCCATGCTGTACCGCTCGGGCTACTTCCAGAACCAGAACGATCCCGAGACGGTCGAACAGGGCTACCGCTTCTTCCGCGCCAGTGGCGATACGTCTCGCGCGATCGCCGATGCAGTTGGCTTCGGCTACCGCTACCTGCCCGACGTAGACGAGTACGCCCACGCAACGGGCGTGGTGGTGCTGGCGCCCGACGGCACGGTGTCTCGCTACTTCTACGGATTCGATTACCCGGCCCGGCAGGTCAAGCTCGCGATGCTCGACGCCGCCGATGGCCGCATAGGAGCGAGCTTCGGCGACCGCGTGCTGCTCTTTTGCTTCACGTACGACCCGAACAGCAATTCCTACAGCCTGGCGGCCTTCCGCGTCATGCGGGCGGGCGCCGTGATCACGATCCTGCTCGTGCTCGGTCTGCTCGTCACGCTCAAGGTGAGCGAGCGCATCGCCAAGTCGCGGCAGGAGCGGGCAGCAACCAACGAAGATTCAGGACTTGACGGCGGCCGTTCCGGTGGACGAGCCGTGGGAGCCCATGCATGA
- a CDS encoding cytochrome c oxidase subunit II, which yields MNAINAAMAHVSTTLASASLQDLFWFGGRSYTEAGRQADWMFMFIWWLSVVFFVVLMFLMLWWAFRWRRRKGQAAPASPSHNTPLEITWTVIPTIFFFVMFFEGFRGYINLNYSKVGAIEANLLAYQWSWLLEYPGGQITTEAANESYGAHVDDGFQAFASVPAPVWYFPENTPVLLRMTSRDVIHSFWIPDFRVKQDIFPNRYTSYTFVPDPLDDTALIMQDEELGTYPYRDHILMCAEYCGDNHSEMAGIIRIVPEEIYEAKLEIFGSPRGTLAERGQIVSQQNGCFSCHSVDGSSGTGPTWKDLYNNEHQYTDGSTILADDNHIRESIYVPAAKIRAGYPNQMVSYQGAISPEQLGWIVAYMKTLSDATPDAELAQAQVDPDAEGAEAEGAEDGGEGDAPADGSMEPTGSAGTEGSMEGTPSGG from the coding sequence ATGAACGCGATCAACGCCGCAATGGCGCACGTCTCGACCACCCTGGCCTCGGCCAGCCTCCAGGACCTGTTCTGGTTCGGTGGTCGGAGCTACACCGAGGCCGGCCGGCAGGCCGACTGGATGTTCATGTTCATCTGGTGGCTGTCGGTGGTGTTCTTCGTGGTGCTCATGTTCCTGATGCTGTGGTGGGCCTTCCGCTGGCGCCGCCGCAAGGGCCAGGCCGCCCCGGCCAGCCCCAGCCACAACACGCCGCTCGAGATCACGTGGACGGTCATTCCTACGATCTTCTTCTTCGTGATGTTCTTCGAAGGCTTCCGCGGCTACATCAACCTCAACTACAGCAAGGTCGGCGCTATCGAGGCCAACCTGTTGGCGTACCAGTGGAGTTGGCTGCTCGAGTATCCCGGCGGCCAGATCACCACCGAGGCCGCCAACGAGTCCTATGGCGCGCACGTGGACGACGGGTTCCAGGCTTTCGCCAGCGTGCCCGCTCCTGTCTGGTACTTCCCCGAGAACACGCCCGTGCTGCTCCGCATGACGAGCCGCGACGTGATCCACAGCTTCTGGATCCCCGACTTCCGCGTGAAGCAGGACATCTTCCCCAACCGCTACACGAGCTACACGTTCGTGCCCGATCCGCTCGACGATACCGCGCTCATCATGCAGGACGAAGAGTTGGGCACGTATCCCTATCGCGACCACATCCTGATGTGCGCCGAGTACTGCGGCGACAACCACTCCGAGATGGCCGGCATCATCCGCATCGTGCCCGAAGAGATCTACGAGGCCAAGCTCGAGATCTTCGGCTCGCCCCGCGGCACGCTGGCCGAGCGCGGCCAGATCGTTAGCCAGCAGAACGGCTGCTTCTCGTGCCACTCGGTCGACGGCTCCTCGGGAACCGGCCCGACGTGGAAGGATCTCTACAACAACGAACACCAGTACACCGACGGCAGCACCATCCTCGCCGACGACAACCACATCCGTGAATCTATCTACGTTCCGGCCGCCAAGATCCGTGCTGGTTACCCCAACCAGATGGTGAGCTACCAGGGCGCCATCAGCCCCGAGCAGCTTGGCTGGATCGTCGCGTATATGAAGACCTTGAGCGACGCTACGCCCGACGCCGAACTCGCCCAGGCACAGGTCGATCCTGACGCCGAGGGAGCCGAAGCCGAGGGAGCCGAAGATGGTGGCGAGGGCGACGCTCCGGCCGACGGCTCGATGGAGCCTACGGGTTCGGCCGGGACGGAAGGATCGATGGAAGGAACCCCCAGCGGTGGCTGA
- a CDS encoding cbb3-type cytochrome c oxidase subunit I codes for MSSLDSHAGSAPHAGGHHGSYLTSKGSLWADIANWATTVDHKKIGVMYLTALLILFFLGGVMALAVRLELLEPTRSIINAAGESVTTGQRLAFLAGDGATANNIYNRAMTLHGAIMTFMFIVPGIPASLGNFFLPLMIGAKDVAFPRLNLASWYVYVFGSLFALASALVGGIDTGWTLYTPYSTMTDADHWRLVAMVTGVFIMGFSSIMTGLNFVVTVHKLRAPGMGWFDMPLFVWAIYATAIIQVLATPVIGITTLMLIFERLFNFGLFDPRMGGDPVLFQHFFWFYSHPVVYIMILPAFGVISETITVHARKPIFGYRSVAFASLGIAAVSFLVWGHHMFTSQGELTAAIFSFLTFFVAVPTAIKVFNWIATLYKGSIVFNTPMLYTLGFLFLFTIGGLTGLPLATLSTDMHLHDSYYVVAHFHYVMFGGTVIAFLAGLHHWWPKMFGKMYAETPAKLGFWLVFLGFNVTFFIQFVMGAHGMPRRYASYPDEFQWMHIISTVGSWMLLAGFLVHLFTFIHALLQGKTASANPWGGMTLEWHADSPPDEHNFEHEPIVKHGPYAYDRVVPPHTDPQDYPLPEKSDPN; via the coding sequence ATGAGTTCGCTTGACTCCCATGCCGGCTCGGCACCGCACGCCGGCGGCCACCACGGGTCGTACCTGACCTCGAAGGGCAGCCTGTGGGCCGACATCGCCAACTGGGCGACGACGGTCGATCACAAGAAGATCGGCGTCATGTACCTGACGGCGCTGCTCATCCTGTTCTTCCTGGGCGGGGTCATGGCCCTGGCCGTGCGACTCGAGTTGCTCGAGCCCACGCGGTCGATCATCAACGCCGCCGGCGAGTCCGTCACGACGGGCCAGCGGCTGGCGTTCCTCGCCGGCGATGGCGCCACGGCGAATAACATCTACAACCGCGCCATGACGCTCCACGGCGCGATCATGACGTTCATGTTCATCGTGCCGGGCATCCCGGCCAGCCTGGGCAACTTCTTCCTGCCCCTGATGATCGGCGCCAAGGACGTTGCCTTCCCGCGCCTCAACCTGGCGAGCTGGTACGTCTACGTCTTCGGCTCACTGTTCGCCCTGGCGTCGGCCCTCGTCGGCGGCATCGATACCGGCTGGACGCTCTACACCCCGTACTCGACCATGACCGACGCCGACCACTGGCGACTAGTCGCCATGGTCACCGGCGTCTTCATCATGGGCTTCAGCTCCATTATGACGGGGCTGAACTTCGTCGTCACCGTGCACAAGCTCCGCGCGCCGGGCATGGGCTGGTTCGACATGCCGCTATTCGTGTGGGCCATCTATGCGACGGCCATCATCCAGGTGCTCGCCACCCCGGTCATCGGCATCACGACGCTGATGCTCATCTTCGAGCGGCTGTTCAACTTCGGCCTGTTCGATCCGCGCATGGGCGGCGACCCCGTGCTCTTCCAGCACTTCTTCTGGTTCTATAGCCACCCGGTGGTGTACATCATGATCCTGCCGGCCTTCGGCGTGATCAGCGAGACCATCACCGTCCACGCCCGCAAGCCCATCTTCGGCTATCGCTCGGTCGCGTTCGCGTCGCTGGGCATCGCCGCGGTGAGCTTCCTCGTGTGGGGCCACCACATGTTCACGAGCCAGGGCGAGCTGACGGCCGCGATCTTCAGCTTCCTGACCTTCTTCGTGGCCGTGCCCACCGCCATCAAGGTGTTTAACTGGATCGCCACGCTCTACAAGGGCTCGATCGTGTTCAACACGCCGATGCTCTACACGCTCGGCTTCCTGTTCCTGTTCACGATCGGTGGCCTGACCGGCCTACCGCTGGCCACGCTGTCGACCGACATGCACCTGCACGACTCGTACTACGTCGTGGCCCACTTCCACTACGTCATGTTCGGCGGCACCGTCATTGCATTCCTTGCGGGCCTGCACCACTGGTGGCCCAAGATGTTCGGCAAGATGTACGCCGAGACGCCCGCCAAGCTGGGCTTCTGGCTGGTCTTCCTGGGCTTCAACGTCACGTTCTTCATCCAGTTCGTGATGGGCGCCCACGGCATGCCTCGCCGGTATGCGAGCTATCCCGACGAGTTCCAGTGGATGCACATCATCTCCACCGTTGGCTCGTGGATGCTGCTGGCCGGCTTCCTGGTCCACCTGTTCACGTTCATCCACGCCCTGCTGCAGGGCAAGACGGCTTCGGCCAACCCTTGGGGCGGCATGACGCTCGAGTGGCACGCCGACTCGCCGCCGGATGAGCACAACTTCGAGCACGAGCCGATCGTCAAGCACGGCCCGTACGCGTACGACCGTGTCGTGCCTCCGCACACCGATCCGCAGGACTATCCGCTGCCGGAGAAGTCCGACCCGAACTGA
- a CDS encoding cytochrome c oxidase subunit 3 family protein: protein MSTINPSSGRDVPTGPTLPHDTVEKGHHWRTKDDEFDAGKLGMWLFLGTEVLLFAGLFCGYAIMRMLYPEAFANGSHYLNWVYGGANTLILLWSSYTMAAAIRHTQLGDRARAQICLVITWLCALAFLLIKFIFEYGPKWAEGKRPGVLFDYPYAQNAMEPMWWSLYYAATGIHASHVVIGMGLIGWLIIKNAKGWYGPKNYLAMENIGLYWHIVDLIWIFLFPLLYLIH from the coding sequence ATGAGCACCATCAATCCATCCTCAGGCCGCGACGTGCCCACGGGGCCAACCCTGCCGCACGACACCGTGGAAAAGGGGCACCACTGGCGGACCAAGGACGACGAGTTCGACGCCGGCAAGCTCGGCATGTGGCTCTTCCTGGGGACCGAGGTCCTGCTCTTCGCCGGCCTCTTCTGCGGCTATGCCATCATGCGCATGCTGTACCCCGAGGCCTTTGCCAACGGGTCGCACTACCTCAACTGGGTCTATGGCGGCGCCAACACGCTGATCCTGCTGTGGTCGAGCTACACCATGGCGGCCGCCATCCGCCACACGCAGCTCGGTGACCGAGCCCGTGCCCAGATCTGCCTGGTCATCACGTGGCTCTGCGCACTCGCCTTCCTGCTCATCAAGTTCATCTTCGAGTACGGACCCAAGTGGGCCGAGGGCAAGCGGCCCGGCGTGCTCTTCGACTACCCCTACGCCCAGAACGCCATGGAGCCGATGTGGTGGTCGCTCTACTACGCGGCCACTGGCATCCACGCCTCGCACGTGGTCATCGGCATGGGCCTCATCGGCTGGTTGATCATCAAGAACGCCAAGGGCTGGTACGGGCCCAAGAACTACCTGGCGATGGAGAACATCGGCCTGTACTGGCACATCGTCGACCTCATCTGGATCTTCCTCTTCCCCCTCCTGTACCTGATCCACTAG
- a CDS encoding cytochrome C oxidase subunit IV family protein: MSSDSQHENPRPDPSQMTEEQYADYMADPHAFHPEHHGAGEHGHDGGDHHVTSKFVLRAVLGILVFFTILTVASSRAEIWVADVFELEIPTLVNVFIAMSIATIKAIFVVAIFMHLKWDNRLNLLVFLFTLMGVGLFVGLTALDLGNRTEIYDWKASQIHPGGKGDLGVTLSRGEDETIGGVSVFQFAKDKKIQEIGEKAFQKKAAEKHGHHGYDKPMRSADRTRATHGLTVGLFSLEAEEDSGHGEYDKDADHAEGDALSDGEEQ; encoded by the coding sequence ATGAGCAGCGACAGCCAGCACGAGAACCCGCGGCCCGACCCCTCGCAGATGACCGAGGAGCAGTACGCCGACTACATGGCCGACCCGCATGCATTCCACCCCGAGCATCACGGGGCGGGCGAGCATGGGCACGACGGCGGCGACCACCACGTCACGAGCAAGTTCGTGCTGCGGGCCGTGCTTGGCATTCTGGTGTTCTTCACCATCCTGACCGTGGCGTCGTCACGCGCCGAGATCTGGGTGGCCGATGTCTTCGAGCTCGAAATCCCGACCTTGGTCAACGTGTTCATCGCGATGAGCATCGCCACGATCAAGGCCATCTTCGTCGTCGCGATCTTCATGCACCTCAAGTGGGACAACCGCCTGAACCTGCTGGTCTTCCTCTTCACGCTCATGGGCGTCGGCTTGTTCGTCGGGCTGACGGCGCTCGACCTCGGCAATCGCACCGAGATCTACGACTGGAAGGCCAGCCAGATCCACCCGGGCGGCAAGGGCGACCTCGGCGTCACGCTCTCCCGAGGCGAAGACGAGACCATCGGCGGCGTTTCCGTCTTCCAGTTCGCCAAGGACAAGAAGATCCAGGAGATCGGCGAGAAGGCATTCCAGAAGAAGGCCGCCGAGAAGCACGGGCACCACGGCTATGACAAGCCGATGCGATCGGCAGATCGCACGCGAGCGACCCATGGCCTGACGGTCGGACTGTTCAGCCTCGAGGCCGAGGAAGACTCGGGCCACGGCGAGTACGACAAGGACGCCGACCACGCCGAGGGCGACGCCCTGAGCGACGGCGAGGAGCAATAA
- a CDS encoding TIGR00341 family protein: MALRLLQIVLPKRHDVEVVELLGRREPSTLWIEPINDGRVRVSIVLPKEDCDDIVRMLDSQYAAVEGFRLILEAIEATRPQIEEAPPPTPKAPEDKDLEPKRKAFFGGRVAGDELVAEVSAGGRNTRVYYAMVVLSTVVAAAGLVQSSPAVIIGAMVIAPLLGPNLALSLALTIGDLKLARRALTTNVIGVTMAAALSILFGLFAQVDPQTPEILARTTPKPSDIAIALGAGAAGTLAATTGVPAALVGVMVAVALLPPLVSFGLLLVSRDATLTQAMGALMLTATNVICINLSAMAMFRLQGVGPYTVYNTLRARKGSSYAMMFWALLLALLVAIILAWPWVIDNMSGGGATSTG, encoded by the coding sequence ATGGCATTGCGACTGCTCCAGATCGTGCTCCCCAAGCGCCACGACGTCGAAGTCGTGGAGTTGCTGGGCCGCCGCGAACCCAGCACGCTGTGGATCGAGCCGATCAATGATGGCCGCGTCCGCGTGAGCATCGTGCTACCCAAGGAAGACTGCGACGACATCGTCCGGATGCTCGACTCGCAGTATGCCGCCGTCGAGGGCTTCAGGCTGATCCTGGAGGCGATCGAAGCCACGCGGCCGCAGATCGAGGAAGCACCGCCGCCAACGCCCAAGGCACCGGAGGATAAGGACCTCGAGCCCAAGCGAAAGGCATTCTTCGGTGGACGCGTGGCGGGCGACGAGTTGGTCGCCGAGGTCTCGGCGGGTGGCAGGAACACGCGGGTCTACTACGCGATGGTCGTCCTATCCACCGTCGTCGCGGCTGCCGGCTTGGTCCAGAGCAGCCCGGCCGTCATCATCGGCGCGATGGTCATCGCGCCACTGCTCGGCCCGAATCTGGCCCTCTCTCTCGCGCTGACCATCGGCGACCTCAAGCTCGCGCGGCGGGCCTTGACCACGAACGTCATTGGCGTGACGATGGCGGCGGCGCTGTCGATCCTGTTTGGGCTCTTCGCTCAGGTCGACCCGCAGACCCCGGAGATCCTGGCCCGGACGACGCCCAAGCCGAGCGACATCGCCATCGCGCTCGGGGCTGGTGCCGCTGGCACCCTCGCCGCGACAACGGGCGTGCCAGCGGCCCTGGTGGGCGTTATGGTGGCGGTCGCGCTGCTGCCGCCCCTCGTCAGTTTTGGATTGCTGCTGGTGAGCCGGGACGCGACGTTGACACAAGCAATGGGCGCCCTGATGCTGACGGCGACCAACGTGATCTGCATCAATCTCAGCGCGATGGCGATGTTCCGCTTGCAGGGCGTCGGGCCCTACACGGTCTACAACACGCTGCGGGCGCGCAAGGGCAGCAGCTACGCGATGATGTTCTGGGCCCTGCTCCTCGCGCTGCTGGTGGCGATCATCCTGGCGTGGCCCTGGGTGATCGACAACATGTCCGGAGGCGGCGCGACTTCGACGGGCTAG
- the thyX gene encoding FAD-dependent thymidylate synthase — MSHPHSAVSVENKPEPLFAPPAGAERAEPEGEMVDVMGGASRWTIPLHEHGFVALVDAMPRLVPEGQTADQAVVQAARVSYGAGTKKVNEDRGLIRYLLRHEHTTPFEMVEFKFHVSMPIFVARQWIRHRTANVNEYSGRYSVMPDRFYRVDVEHVRRQSTSNRQGGEDVFDPRDAEELRTAQEFVEYLDHVEGLYKKYEHLIEQGVSRELARVGLPTSQFTQWYWKCDLHNILRFLKLRLDPHAQQEIRDYAQAMHDLIAPIVPVTMEAWRDYHLQSLRLTRLEIDAIADLAKGGAGDLASDNKRENAEWQAKREQLGLGGAAAR; from the coding sequence ATGAGCCACCCCCACTCTGCCGTCAGCGTCGAGAACAAGCCCGAGCCGTTGTTTGCCCCGCCGGCCGGTGCCGAGCGGGCCGAGCCCGAGGGCGAGATGGTCGACGTGATGGGCGGGGCCAGCCGATGGACGATCCCGCTGCACGAGCACGGGTTCGTGGCGCTCGTCGATGCGATGCCGCGGCTGGTGCCCGAGGGGCAGACGGCCGACCAGGCGGTGGTGCAGGCGGCCCGCGTGAGCTACGGAGCGGGCACGAAGAAGGTCAACGAGGACCGCGGGCTCATCCGCTACCTGCTTCGGCACGAGCACACGACGCCCTTCGAGATGGTCGAGTTCAAGTTCCACGTGTCGATGCCGATCTTCGTTGCGAGGCAGTGGATCCGCCACCGCACGGCGAACGTGAACGAGTACTCGGGCCGGTACTCGGTGATGCCCGATCGCTTCTACCGCGTCGACGTCGAGCACGTCCGCCGGCAGAGCACGAGCAACCGGCAGGGCGGTGAGGACGTCTTCGACCCGCGCGACGCCGAAGAACTACGGACGGCCCAGGAGTTCGTCGAGTACCTCGACCACGTGGAGGGCCTGTACAAGAAGTACGAGCACCTGATCGAGCAGGGCGTGAGCCGGGAACTGGCTCGCGTGGGGCTGCCGACGAGCCAGTTCACGCAGTGGTACTGGAAGTGCGACCTGCACAACATCCTCCGATTCCTGAAGCTGCGCCTGGATCCGCACGCGCAGCAGGAGATCCGCGATTATGCGCAGGCAATGCACGACCTGATCGCACCGATCGTGCCCGTGACGATGGAGGCCTGGCGAGACTACCACCTGCAGAGCCTGCGGCTGACGCGGCTGGAGATCGACGCGATCGCCGACCTGGCGAAGGGCGGTGCGGGAGACCTGGCCAGCGACAACAAGCGGGAGAACGCCGAGTGGCAGGCCAAGCGCGAGCAACTCGGGCTCGGCGGCGCAGCGGCGCGGTGA